In one Lycium barbarum isolate Lr01 chromosome 7, ASM1917538v2, whole genome shotgun sequence genomic region, the following are encoded:
- the LOC132602375 gene encoding uncharacterized protein LOC132602375 → MKWRLASGVLCDKKVPPKLKGKFYKVVVRPTMLYGAECWLVKISHVQKMKVAEMRMLRWMYGHTRSDRIRNKDIRDKVGVASVEDKMREARLRWFGHVKRRDTDAPVRRCERLAMHGFRRGRGRPKKYWGEVIRHDMAQLQLTEDMTLDRRVWRTQIRVEG, encoded by the coding sequence atgaaatggaggcttgcttccggagtgctatgtgacaagaaggtgccaccaaaacttaagggcaagttctacaaagtggtggttagaccgactatgctgtatggggcggagtgttggctagttaagatctctcacgttcaaaagatgaaagttgccgagatgagaatgttgagatggatgtatggccacaccaggagtgacaggattaggaataaggatattcgggataaggtaggggtggcctcggtggaagacaagatgcgagaagcgagattgagatggtttgggcatgtgaagaggagagacacagatgccccagtgcggaggtgtgagaggttggccatgcatggtttcagacgaggtaggggtaggccgaagaagtattggggagaggtaattagacacgacatggcacaactacagcttaccgaggacatgaccttagataggagggtttggaggacccaaattagggtagaaggctag